The Leptolyngbyaceae cyanobacterium genome has a window encoding:
- a CDS encoding HAD family hydrolase has product MLTLLSSQTALAEKTISLVASDMDGTLTRYGKFTSVLLKALEELSAANIAVLIVTGRSAGWVQGLKSYLPVMGAIAENGGVYFSRDREQPELLTSIPDLIVHRQQLGKMFAKLKREFPQIRESTDNCFRLTDWTFDVQGLNSLELQQLGTLCVEEGWGFTYSTVQCHIKPQNQTKAISLLQVLKNHFSELNRDEIITVGDSPNDESLFDRVIFPLSVGVANILHYTDQLKHLPTYITSLEEGEGFNELAQFLLKNNSEVSIHDR; this is encoded by the coding sequence ATGCTTACTCTGCTTTCTTCACAAACTGCTTTGGCAGAAAAAACTATCAGTCTGGTTGCTTCGGATATGGACGGTACTCTGACCCGATATGGCAAATTTACTTCTGTTTTATTGAAAGCTTTGGAAGAATTATCTGCTGCCAATATTGCTGTGTTAATAGTAACTGGTCGTTCGGCAGGATGGGTGCAAGGATTGAAAAGTTATTTGCCAGTGATGGGTGCGATCGCAGAAAATGGAGGAGTCTATTTTAGTAGAGATCGCGAACAACCAGAACTTTTAACATCTATTCCCGATTTGATAGTTCATCGTCAGCAATTAGGGAAAATGTTTGCGAAATTGAAAAGGGAATTTCCGCAAATCCGAGAATCAACGGATAATTGTTTTCGTCTGACTGATTGGACGTTTGACGTGCAAGGATTGAATTCTCTCGAACTTCAACAACTAGGAACTCTTTGCGTAGAAGAAGGATGGGGCTTTACTTACAGTACCGTACAATGTCATATTAAACCTCAAAATCAAACTAAAGCAATTAGTTTGTTACAAGTATTAAAAAATCATTTTAGCGAACTGAATAGAGATGAAATTATTACAGTAGGAGATAGTCCTAATGATGAGTCTTTGTTCGATCGCGTTATTTTTCCTTTATCTGTGGGAGTGGCTAATATTTTACACTACACTGACCAATTGAAGCATTTGCCAACTTACATTACTTCTCTAGAAGAAGGGGAAGGATTTAACGAATTAGCGCAATTTTTATTAAAAAATAACTCGGAGGTCAGTATTCACGATCGATAA
- a CDS encoding EAL domain-containing protein: protein MTKNILFTLLSIFSTTAKWRIVRPIGQIIPFLWQQPVVASSLLITTLLLGVRQMEFLQPLELAEFDRMTQLKPDSGIDPRLLIVEITEKDIQAQKRWPISDLTIATLIAKLQSFQPKAIGLDIHRDLPQPPGRQELLKQLQAANVIVITKLTDLDKSDIPPPPGVPKERIGFNDFILDLDGVIRRNLMYAEVDKKPLYSFSLQVSLNYLKDRNNTLKIKRNYLQINNAKFLSLTSNSGGYQNIDSQGYQILLKYRSRNIANQVTLTEVLQGKINPDWVKDKVVLIGTTAPSQKDIFFTPYNATDREKAMMPGVTVHAQMVSQILSKVLDDRSQFWFWPQWGEYLWIWSWSLVGAILVWRFRHPLALGLAGSTAVTGLFAICFTCFIQSGWIPFVVPVLAMLGTGVTMVVYKLFHDAFYDNLTNLPNRKLFLKRLTEFINNSKLNENLLLAVIFLDLDRFKIINESFGHHLGDLLLLSVTKRLKENVQKQNTVARIGGDEFAILLTNIKDINQVTSFTDELQTKLALPFNIKGQEIFTSASFGIAFNQAGHDYQPTELLRDAHTAMYRAKALGKGRYEVFSTGMRTQVVNRLQLETDLRRAINSLMEGTTQEFSVYYQPIVCLTTGKIAGFEALMRWQNSQGKFISPAEFIPVAEETGSIVQLGEWILRESCRQLQIWQEKFQMQPPLMLSVNLSSQQFSQPNLTDKIEQILKETQLNGHNLKLEITESMAMNDVESTIAKILVLKTLNLRFSIDDFGTGYSSLSYLHRFPVDTLKVDRSFVSRMGETAEDAAIVQTIVMLSHNLGMDVVAEGVETEAQMEKLRSLKCEYGQGYFFSKPLNQEAATSLLASQPKW, encoded by the coding sequence GTGACTAAAAATATTTTATTTACTCTGCTTTCTATATTTTCAACAACCGCCAAATGGCGGATCGTTAGACCGATCGGCCAAATAATTCCTTTTTTGTGGCAACAACCCGTGGTCGCTAGCAGCTTATTGATTACAACTTTGCTGCTGGGAGTGAGACAAATGGAATTTTTGCAACCTCTCGAACTGGCGGAATTCGATCGCATGACCCAGTTAAAGCCCGATTCGGGTATAGATCCGCGCCTTTTAATTGTTGAAATTACGGAAAAAGATATCCAAGCCCAGAAGCGATGGCCGATCTCCGATTTAACCATTGCTACTCTGATTGCCAAGTTGCAATCTTTCCAGCCTAAAGCGATCGGTTTAGATATTCATCGAGATTTACCTCAACCACCAGGTCGGCAAGAACTACTTAAGCAACTACAAGCTGCCAATGTGATTGTCATTACCAAGTTAACGGATCTTGATAAAAGCGATATTCCACCGCCACCAGGAGTTCCCAAGGAAAGAATCGGTTTTAACGATTTCATCCTCGATTTAGATGGAGTAATCCGCCGTAATTTAATGTATGCCGAAGTAGATAAAAAACCACTTTACTCTTTTTCTTTACAAGTTAGCCTGAACTATCTAAAAGACAGAAATAACACCTTAAAAATCAAACGAAATTATCTCCAAATAAATAATGCTAAATTTTTATCTTTAACAAGTAACTCTGGTGGATATCAAAATATAGATTCTCAAGGATATCAAATCTTACTTAAATATCGCAGTAGAAATATCGCCAACCAAGTTACGCTAACCGAAGTATTGCAAGGGAAAATCAACCCGGACTGGGTAAAAGACAAAGTAGTATTAATCGGTACGACCGCACCCAGTCAAAAGGATATATTTTTTACTCCCTACAATGCAACCGATCGGGAAAAAGCCATGATGCCTGGGGTGACAGTCCATGCTCAAATGGTTAGTCAAATTCTCAGTAAAGTACTAGACGATCGTTCTCAGTTTTGGTTTTGGCCTCAATGGGGAGAATATTTATGGATCTGGAGTTGGTCGTTAGTAGGGGCAATTTTAGTTTGGCGTTTTCGCCATCCTTTAGCTTTAGGATTAGCTGGCAGCACGGCAGTAACGGGACTGTTTGCCATTTGTTTTACTTGCTTTATCCAATCAGGATGGATACCTTTTGTAGTCCCCGTATTAGCAATGCTAGGAACTGGCGTCACGATGGTTGTTTATAAACTATTTCACGACGCTTTTTATGATAATTTAACAAATTTACCAAACAGAAAATTATTTTTAAAGCGTTTAACGGAATTCATCAATAATAGCAAATTAAACGAAAATTTATTATTAGCAGTCATATTTCTCGACCTCGATCGTTTCAAAATTATTAATGAAAGCTTCGGCCATCATTTGGGAGATTTGCTGTTACTCTCCGTAACGAAAAGACTAAAGGAGAACGTGCAAAAACAAAATACAGTGGCGCGAATTGGCGGAGACGAATTTGCGATTTTATTGACAAATATTAAAGATATTAATCAAGTCACTTCTTTTACTGATGAACTACAAACAAAACTGGCGTTACCATTTAATATCAAAGGTCAAGAAATCTTTACATCTGCTAGTTTTGGGATAGCTTTTAATCAAGCTGGTCATGATTATCAACCAACAGAACTACTACGAGATGCCCACACCGCGATGTATCGCGCTAAAGCATTAGGAAAAGGACGCTATGAAGTTTTTTCTACAGGTATGCGTACTCAAGTAGTAAATCGCTTGCAATTAGAAACTGACCTGCGTCGGGCGATTAATTCCTTAATGGAAGGAACTACCCAAGAATTTTCCGTGTACTATCAACCTATTGTTTGTCTGACTACAGGTAAGATAGCAGGTTTTGAAGCATTAATGCGTTGGCAAAATTCTCAAGGTAAATTCATTTCGCCAGCGGAATTTATTCCAGTAGCAGAGGAAACGGGCTCGATCGTACAATTGGGTGAATGGATATTGAGAGAGTCTTGTCGCCAGTTGCAAATATGGCAAGAAAAATTTCAGATGCAACCACCTTTGATGTTAAGCGTTAATCTTTCTAGTCAACAATTTTCTCAACCAAATTTAACTGACAAAATAGAACAGATACTCAAAGAAACCCAACTGAATGGCCATAATTTAAAACTAGAAATTACGGAAAGCATGGCGATGAACGATGTAGAATCAACCATCGCTAAAATTTTAGTTTTAAAAACCTTAAATCTTCGATTTAGTATTGACGATTTTGGTACTGGTTATTCATCTTTAAGTTATTTACACCGCTTTCCCGTAGATACGTTAAAAGTCGATCGTTCTTTTGTCAGTCGGATGGGGGAAACGGCTGAAGATGCCGCAATCGTACAAACTATTGTCATGCTTAGCCATAACTTAGGGATGGATGTAGTTGCCGAAGGTGTGGAAACAGAAGCGCAAATGGAAAAATTGCGATCGCTAAAATGCGAATACGGACAAGGTTACTTCTTTTCAAAACCATTAAATCAGGAAGCCGCAACTTCTTTGCTAGCTTCCCAACCTAAATGGTAA
- a CDS encoding anion transporter codes for MIIIQYIIIGLTYIGLGLGYLPGLRMNRTTIALVGAALLMALGVLDLKSAWTAIDYKTLVFLFGMMVISANLAVSGFFQLALDYIMRSIRSPFGLLVALTFGSGILSALFLNDTIALIMTPLVVGLTESLSINPIPYLLALAGATNLGSVATIGGNPQNILIGSFSNIGYLDFAKALTPLAFITLVIQIGLLWWLYPEVRSLDSSLKLPHLRYRIFQPLLTKSICITIGLLIAFLVGIPMAEATLIAAGLLLVTRRIKPNRILKKVDWDLLLMFSGLFILTEGVQKVSDLSWFSSWVNHPINILGVTAILSNLVSNVPAVLLLHNLIPDPDRQTWLLLAAASTLAGNLTLLGSVANLIVAEAVAKEGHQLSFWEHLRFGLPLTIITLIIAYFWLY; via the coding sequence ATGATTATTATTCAATACATTATTATCGGATTAACTTACATTGGACTGGGGCTGGGTTACTTACCTGGTTTGCGAATGAACCGCACTACCATTGCTTTGGTTGGTGCTGCTTTGCTGATGGCATTGGGCGTACTGGATCTCAAGTCGGCATGGACGGCAATTGATTATAAAACTTTGGTATTTTTATTCGGAATGATGGTAATTAGTGCCAATCTTGCGGTGTCTGGTTTTTTCCAATTGGCATTAGATTACATTATGCGATCGATCCGGAGTCCTTTTGGTTTGCTGGTTGCGTTAACTTTTGGTAGCGGTATTCTTTCTGCACTATTTCTCAATGATACGATCGCCCTAATTATGACTCCGTTAGTCGTGGGTTTAACTGAATCTCTCAGTATCAACCCGATTCCCTATTTGTTAGCATTGGCGGGGGCAACTAATTTGGGTTCTGTCGCAACGATCGGTGGCAATCCTCAAAATATTTTAATTGGTTCTTTTTCTAATATCGGTTATTTAGATTTTGCCAAAGCACTGACACCTCTGGCATTCATAACTTTAGTAATTCAAATTGGCTTGTTGTGGTGGTTATATCCGGAAGTGCGATCGCTCGATTCCAGTTTAAAACTTCCTCATTTACGTTACCGAATATTTCAACCGCTACTAACTAAAAGTATTTGCATCACCATCGGGCTATTAATAGCTTTTTTAGTTGGTATACCGATGGCTGAGGCAACTTTAATTGCTGCCGGACTTTTGTTGGTTACCAGAAGAATCAAGCCAAACCGCATTTTGAAAAAGGTAGATTGGGATTTGTTGTTAATGTTTTCCGGGCTATTTATTTTAACGGAAGGGGTGCAGAAAGTAAGTGATTTAAGTTGGTTTTCTAGTTGGGTTAACCACCCCATCAATATTTTAGGAGTAACGGCAATCTTGTCAAATTTAGTTTCTAACGTGCCAGCAGTGTTGTTACTTCACAATTTAATACCCGATCCCGATCGCCAAACTTGGTTGTTATTAGCAGCCGCTTCTACGTTAGCAGGTAATCTAACTTTATTGGGTTCGGTAGCTAATTTAATTGTTGCTGAGGCAGTTGCCAAAGAAGGTCATCAATTGAGTTTTTGGGAACATTTACGTTTTGGGTTACCATTAACAATAATTACGTTGATTATTGCTTATTTTTGGCTTTATTGA